From Streptomyces sp. NBC_01754, a single genomic window includes:
- a CDS encoding B12-binding domain-containing radical SAM protein, with amino-acid sequence MNITIVFPPAADPSLPYGSLPLLGSVLKRAGYSDVSLRDVNLEAFDDLWRPDALAEALHREGVPGRTSGTAAELITDIDAARAILRDPVDFYDPMKLLFAKRLFHLAGDLLSASHPRVRFGKYSYSPSPYDSYEEIEEAVRADAGPLARYFETTTVPSLLAAAPKVIGLSVPYFSQLIPAFILADRIRAADPGVHLTFGGPVITWGKEVLMSDARFGRWLDSFFVGEADETFLHFVDALHGKRDPAAVANMVRYVDGRVVDQLDDHYQLDLDWSPTPDFTMMPMDRYFAPKRIICLMPTRGCYFNKCAFCNYAFIKMTPYRMRSPQLIAEDVATIRQATGEDVFSFESDVMLPLHLKRISEALIARGTDIKWHGVARFEKGMTDELFATMRRAGCVRLYMGMESANERVLEAMVKGTDRQRMSDILRMCGSAGISVEAGVFSGFPSETAEEADDTYRFVRDHRHVIARADVGTFRLLKGAPIADTPEKYGIIVLGDPKKRWYHLDYRHTEPQKTADGEAAMERIQRLYPEVALIDVPEDILYNADVGPDAFRRFFAAAGEGPATGSRAVPDETWVALSADCELQRVHVANSGAVHFDDPAAQDARPVFEVSRMTLTIAVDRAASALYPLSRAEEFVLRRLGEGPMPAAGLRAEIQAYAESAQDRDDTVDVSLLDHLVALGVVVVQPVDAVAEAAL; translated from the coding sequence GTGAACATCACGATCGTCTTTCCCCCGGCCGCCGATCCTTCACTGCCCTACGGCTCCCTGCCCCTGCTCGGCTCGGTCCTGAAGCGGGCCGGATACTCGGACGTGTCGCTGCGCGACGTGAACCTCGAGGCGTTCGACGACCTGTGGCGACCGGACGCGCTGGCCGAGGCGCTGCACCGCGAGGGCGTCCCCGGCCGGACGAGCGGCACGGCGGCGGAGCTGATCACCGACATCGACGCGGCGCGCGCCATCCTGCGCGACCCGGTCGACTTCTACGACCCGATGAAGCTCCTGTTCGCCAAGCGCCTGTTCCACCTCGCGGGCGACCTGCTCTCGGCGTCCCATCCACGGGTCCGGTTCGGCAAGTACTCCTATTCGCCGAGCCCGTACGACTCCTACGAGGAGATCGAGGAAGCCGTCCGGGCCGACGCGGGCCCGCTCGCCCGGTACTTCGAGACGACCACCGTCCCGTCGCTGCTGGCCGCGGCCCCGAAGGTGATCGGCCTGTCCGTCCCGTACTTCTCCCAGCTGATCCCCGCCTTCATCCTGGCCGACCGCATCCGCGCGGCGGATCCCGGTGTCCACCTCACCTTCGGCGGCCCGGTGATCACCTGGGGCAAGGAGGTGCTGATGTCGGACGCGCGGTTCGGGCGCTGGCTGGACTCCTTCTTCGTCGGCGAGGCCGACGAGACGTTCCTGCACTTCGTCGACGCGCTCCACGGCAAGCGCGACCCCGCCGCCGTCGCCAACATGGTCCGGTACGTGGACGGCAGGGTCGTCGACCAGCTCGACGACCACTACCAGCTCGATCTGGACTGGTCGCCCACGCCGGACTTCACGATGATGCCGATGGACCGCTACTTCGCGCCCAAACGCATCATCTGCCTGATGCCCACCCGAGGCTGCTACTTCAACAAATGCGCCTTCTGCAACTACGCGTTCATCAAGATGACGCCGTACCGGATGCGCTCGCCCCAGCTCATCGCCGAGGACGTCGCCACCATCCGGCAGGCCACCGGCGAGGACGTGTTCTCCTTCGAGTCCGACGTGATGCTGCCCCTGCACCTGAAGCGGATATCCGAAGCCCTGATAGCCCGTGGCACGGACATCAAGTGGCACGGCGTGGCACGTTTCGAGAAGGGGATGACGGACGAGCTCTTCGCCACCATGCGCCGGGCTGGCTGCGTGCGCCTGTACATGGGGATGGAGAGCGCCAACGAACGCGTGCTGGAGGCGATGGTCAAGGGGACCGACCGGCAGCGCATGTCGGACATCCTGCGCATGTGCGGCTCGGCGGGCATCTCCGTGGAGGCCGGGGTCTTCAGCGGCTTCCCGTCCGAGACGGCGGAGGAGGCCGACGACACCTACCGGTTCGTCCGCGACCACCGGCACGTCATCGCCCGTGCGGACGTGGGCACGTTCAGGCTGCTCAAGGGCGCTCCCATCGCGGACACCCCCGAGAAGTACGGGATCATCGTCCTCGGCGACCCCAAGAAGCGCTGGTACCACCTGGACTACCGGCACACGGAACCGCAGAAGACGGCGGACGGCGAGGCGGCCATGGAACGGATCCAGCGCCTCTACCCGGAGGTCGCGCTGATCGACGTGCCGGAGGACATCCTCTACAACGCCGACGTGGGCCCGGACGCGTTCCGCCGATTCTTCGCCGCCGCCGGCGAAGGACCGGCGACCGGCTCGCGGGCGGTGCCGGACGAGACGTGGGTCGCCCTGTCCGCCGACTGCGAGCTTCAGCGGGTCCATGTGGCCAACTCCGGGGCCGTGCACTTCGACGACCCGGCCGCACAGGACGCGCGCCCCGTCTTCGAGGTGTCCCGCATGACGCTGACCATCGCCGTCGACAGGGCGGCCTCGGCCCTGTACCCGCTGAGCCGTGCGGAGGAGTTCGTCCTGCGCCGCCTCGGAGAGGGCCCGATGCCGGCCGCCGGTCTGCGCGCCGAGATACAGGCGTACGCGGAGTCGGCCCAGGACCGCGACGACACAGTCGACGTGAGCCTCCTGGACCACCTGGTGGCCCTGGGGGTCGTGGTCGTACAGCCGGTGGACGCCGTCGCCGAGGCAGCCCTGTGA
- a CDS encoding DUF5997 family protein produces the protein MTSHQSTQTMKPATAAKKLGVYLEATPAEFREGLVTRTELNALQSDPPAWLQELRRNGPHPRPVVASKLGVSIAGLARGGATEPLTTEQIEALKQENPEWLRKERATQAEVRKEAARIKERDAARAAERSEGEARP, from the coding sequence ATGACGTCGCACCAGAGCACCCAGACCATGAAGCCCGCCACCGCGGCGAAGAAGCTGGGTGTGTACCTCGAGGCCACCCCCGCAGAGTTCCGGGAGGGCCTCGTCACGCGCACCGAGCTGAACGCGCTCCAGTCCGACCCGCCGGCCTGGCTTCAGGAGCTGCGCCGCAACGGTCCGCACCCCCGGCCGGTGGTCGCGTCGAAGCTCGGCGTCTCCATCGCCGGCCTCGCCCGCGGCGGGGCCACCGAACCGCTCACGACCGAGCAGATCGAAGCGCTGAAGCAGGAGAACCCCGAGTGGCTCCGGAAGGAGCGCGCCACCCAGGCGGAGGTCCGCAAGGAGGCGGCGCGCATCAAGGAGCGCGACGCGGCCCGCGCCGCCGAACGGTCCGAGGGCGAGGCACGCCCCTGA
- a CDS encoding LysR family substrate-binding domain-containing protein yields the protein MTGSDVPPSFRLAYVPGVTPTKWARIWNERLPGVPLTLVAVPAEEAAGALRRGDADAGLLRLPVDRTDLSAIPLYAETTVVVVPRDHAGAAVEELSVEDLADEIVLHPLDDTLGWPRPPGRPAFERPATTADAVELVAAGVGLLVVPQSLARLHHRKDLTYRPLTAAGGTEAAEGAQGDSGLPESRVALAWPESRTTDLVEEFIGIVRGRTVNSTRGPRKPPAEQQEKAAKGADRKAAGSSRKPSAGKGGGTKGGSRSAGGRSSGKGAAKGSGKRGRPGRRS from the coding sequence GTGACAGGCTCCGATGTACCCCCGTCGTTCCGGCTCGCCTACGTCCCGGGAGTGACCCCGACCAAGTGGGCGCGGATCTGGAACGAGCGACTGCCCGGTGTCCCGCTGACCCTCGTGGCCGTGCCCGCGGAGGAGGCGGCCGGCGCGCTGCGACGCGGCGACGCCGACGCCGGTCTGCTGCGGCTCCCCGTGGACCGTACCGACCTCAGCGCGATCCCGCTGTACGCCGAGACGACCGTGGTGGTCGTCCCCAGGGATCACGCCGGGGCGGCCGTCGAGGAGCTGTCGGTCGAGGACCTGGCCGACGAGATCGTGCTGCACCCCCTCGACGACACCCTCGGCTGGCCGCGTCCGCCCGGCCGGCCCGCGTTCGAACGGCCCGCCACGACGGCCGACGCCGTCGAGCTGGTGGCGGCGGGCGTGGGACTGCTCGTCGTACCCCAGTCGCTGGCCCGGCTGCATCACCGCAAGGACCTCACCTACCGGCCGCTCACGGCTGCCGGGGGGACCGAGGCGGCTGAGGGTGCTCAGGGGGACTCCGGCCTCCCGGAGTCCCGCGTCGCCCTGGCGTGGCCCGAGTCGAGGACCACCGACCTGGTGGAGGAGTTCATCGGGATCGTGCGCGGGCGCACCGTCAACAGCACCCGCGGGCCGCGGAAGCCCCCCGCCGAACAGCAGGAGAAGGCCGCCAAGGGAGCCGATCGGAAGGCCGCCGGCTCCTCGCGCAAGCCCTCGGCGGGCAAGGGCGGCGGCACCAAGGGCGGCAGCAGGTCCGCGGGCGGCAGAAGCTCCGGCAAGGGCGCCGCCAAGGGTTCCGGCAAGCGCGGCAGGCCCGGCCGCCGGTCCTGA
- a CDS encoding alpha/beta hydrolase: MASRPRTRRLRRALPTLLATASVALPVSGAARPAAVPAPVPAALAPLVAATPAALDARYAATRDGVREALRTASGHGDRRRADALTAMAGPGRHFLTFDGRDGGRTAEVFGDLSGARRIAVLVPGAGVDLDHYWRLKRDAEALTDELGEGAAVVAWLGYRTPPTVGPAAVTPGRADEAAPRLDAFVRELTAARPGARISLLCHSYGSVVCARGASGLAVAEIVLYGSPGTGASTAAELHTSATVRAGRGGGDWIAHVPHVRLELGFVSVGFGTDPVSPEFGAEVFDAGEAGHSDYLRPGSVSLRSIARIVTGTEDGRA; the protein is encoded by the coding sequence ATGGCGTCCCGCCCGCGCACCCGCCGTCTTCGCCGCGCGCTGCCGACTCTGCTCGCCACCGCGTCCGTGGCGCTGCCGGTGTCGGGTGCGGCCCGTCCCGCCGCTGTCCCGGCCCCCGTCCCCGCCGCCCTCGCCCCTCTGGTGGCCGCGACCCCCGCGGCCCTGGACGCGCGGTACGCCGCCACCCGCGACGGGGTGCGCGAGGCGCTGCGGACGGCGTCCGGCCACGGCGACCGGCGCCGGGCCGACGCCCTGACGGCCATGGCCGGACCGGGACGCCACTTCCTGACGTTCGACGGACGCGACGGAGGCCGCACCGCCGAGGTGTTCGGCGACCTGTCCGGGGCCCGACGGATCGCGGTCCTGGTACCGGGTGCGGGTGTGGACCTCGATCACTACTGGCGGCTGAAGCGGGACGCCGAGGCCCTCACCGACGAGCTGGGCGAGGGGGCTGCGGTCGTCGCGTGGCTCGGGTACCGGACTCCGCCCACCGTGGGCCCCGCCGCGGTGACACCGGGGCGGGCCGACGAGGCGGCGCCGCGACTGGACGCGTTCGTACGGGAGTTGACGGCCGCCCGGCCCGGCGCGCGGATCTCCCTGCTCTGCCACTCCTACGGCTCGGTCGTCTGCGCCCGGGGCGCGTCCGGCCTCGCCGTCGCGGAAATCGTGCTGTACGGCAGCCCGGGCACCGGGGCATCCACCGCCGCCGAGCTGCACACGAGCGCCACCGTCCGGGCCGGCCGGGGCGGCGGCGACTGGATCGCGCACGTCCCGCACGTCCGGCTGGAACTGGGCTTCGTCTCTGTCGGGTTCGGGACGGATCCGGTCTCGCCGGAGTTCGGCGCCGAGGTCTTCGACGCCGGCGAGGCCGGCCACAGCGACTATCTGCGGCCCGGATCGGTCTCGCTGCGCAGCATCGCCCGGATCGTCACGGGGACGGAGGACGGCCGTGCGTGA
- a CDS encoding acyltransferase family protein, with product MRDRVRALVRRIDAATPAGRDRTLDALRAFAVLGVVCGHWLVTALVADSGTVHGASPLRYMPALTPVSWVFQTLAVFFLVGGLVGAKGYASARARGESYGRWLRARTGRLFRPVLVLLAVWAVAAGVMLVSGVDPDTVRALGKLVWSPLWFLLVFAALTAATPLVARLHPLWPLAVVLHVDLFRLGLGGPAWPGWINVAAGWLVPYSLGAAWARGGLRDRRTGWVLLAGGAAATAGLVLFAGYPASMVGVPGSTLSNLDPPTLAAVTFGLAQCGGALLLLGPLRRALARSAVWAAVALVNLSAMTIFLWHQTAMITVTSTALLLGGPLPGLHTVPDSPGWVAARLAWLPVFALALLVFRAVFGTYETRGGGRSAVARKGSPARTPEPRRA from the coding sequence GTGCGTGACCGTGTGCGTGCCCTCGTCCGGCGTATCGACGCGGCGACGCCCGCCGGCCGCGACCGTACCCTCGACGCGCTGCGCGCCTTCGCCGTCCTGGGCGTGGTGTGCGGTCACTGGCTGGTGACCGCGCTGGTCGCCGACAGCGGCACGGTGCACGGGGCGAGCCCCCTCCGGTACATGCCCGCACTCACCCCCGTCTCCTGGGTGTTCCAGACGCTCGCGGTGTTCTTCCTGGTGGGCGGGCTGGTCGGGGCGAAGGGGTACGCCTCGGCGCGGGCCCGGGGCGAGTCGTACGGCCGGTGGCTGCGGGCCCGGACGGGCCGGCTGTTCCGCCCGGTCCTGGTGCTGCTGGCCGTGTGGGCGGTGGCGGCGGGCGTCATGCTGGTCTCCGGGGTGGACCCGGACACGGTCCGCGCGCTGGGCAAGCTGGTGTGGTCGCCGTTGTGGTTCCTGCTGGTCTTCGCCGCGCTGACGGCGGCCACCCCGCTGGTGGCACGGCTGCACCCGCTGTGGCCGCTCGCCGTGGTGCTCCACGTCGACCTGTTCAGGCTGGGGCTCGGCGGCCCGGCCTGGCCGGGCTGGATCAACGTGGCGGCGGGCTGGCTGGTCCCGTACAGCCTGGGGGCCGCGTGGGCCCGGGGCGGGCTGCGCGACCGCAGGACCGGGTGGGTGCTGCTGGCCGGGGGCGCGGCGGCCACGGCCGGGCTGGTCCTGTTCGCCGGGTATCCGGCCTCCATGGTCGGAGTGCCCGGCAGCACGCTCTCCAACCTGGACCCGCCGACACTGGCCGCGGTGACCTTCGGCCTCGCCCAGTGCGGTGGTGCGCTGCTGCTGCTCGGGCCGTTGCGGCGGGCCCTCGCACGGTCCGCGGTATGGGCGGCGGTGGCGCTCGTGAACCTGTCGGCGATGACGATATTCCTGTGGCACCAGACCGCGATGATCACGGTCACCTCCACCGCCCTGCTCCTGGGCGGCCCGCTGCCCGGCCTGCACACGGTGCCCGACTCCCCCGGCTGGGTGGCGGCCCGGCTGGCCTGGCTTCCGGTGTTCGCCCTGGCGCTGCTGGTCTTCCGGGCCGTGTTCGGTACGTACGAGACGCGGGGCGGCGGCCGCTCGGCGGTGGCACGGAAGGGCTCCCCGGCCCGGACGCCGGAGCCTCGCCGTGCCTGA
- a CDS encoding histidine kinase, with product MPELSAMAGAARAGRRLVTGLRALPRRLYEDLWAAPVVPVPAPGQPGAQVWRPVFGMLLALAAASVALGHVYDLVPSGAGIPAYTVLFAVLQSVTLVAGMSRPLYAWWASLVLMVVSVRLSEPVLSPDALFPTAPETALQSGALFLLALRVRPRRAGTALVVSLLALALSAQFTTQAHNHSLDRSSLVVVTAVVVGAALRALRVARTELVEQSELTAEERARRTLLEERNRIARELHDVVAHHMSVTSSTAPPPAAVTK from the coding sequence GTGCCTGAGCTGAGCGCCATGGCGGGGGCGGCGAGGGCGGGGCGGCGACTGGTGACCGGGCTGCGCGCGCTGCCGCGGCGGCTGTACGAGGATCTGTGGGCGGCGCCGGTCGTCCCGGTCCCGGCCCCGGGGCAGCCCGGGGCGCAGGTCTGGCGGCCGGTGTTCGGGATGCTGCTGGCCCTCGCCGCGGCGTCCGTCGCCCTGGGCCATGTGTACGACCTGGTTCCGAGCGGCGCGGGCATCCCCGCGTACACGGTGCTGTTCGCGGTCCTCCAGTCCGTGACGCTGGTCGCCGGAATGTCCCGGCCGCTGTACGCCTGGTGGGCCTCGCTGGTTCTCATGGTCGTCAGCGTGCGGCTCTCGGAGCCGGTGCTGAGCCCTGACGCCCTCTTTCCGACCGCGCCCGAGACCGCGCTCCAGTCCGGCGCCCTGTTCCTGCTGGCTCTCCGGGTCCGTCCGCGCCGGGCGGGCACCGCACTCGTGGTCAGCCTTCTCGCGCTGGCGCTCTCCGCCCAGTTCACCACCCAGGCCCACAACCACTCCCTGGACCGCTCGTCCCTCGTCGTCGTCACGGCCGTGGTGGTCGGCGCTGCGCTTCGCGCCCTGCGGGTGGCCCGTACCGAGCTGGTCGAACAGTCGGAGCTGACGGCGGAGGAACGGGCCCGGCGCACACTCCTGGAGGAGCGCAACCGGATCGCCCGCGAGCTGCACGACGTGGTCGCGCACCATATGTCGGTGACCTCGTCCACGGCCCCACCCCCGGCGGCGGTTACGAAGTAG
- a CDS encoding serine hydrolase domain-containing protein — MAPVHGHCDPRFAAVRDAFAGNFTGRGELGAAVTVLLDGDPVVDLWGGWADAARSRPWERDTVVNVWSTTKGPTALCAHILADRGLLDLDAPVAAYWPEFAAGGKESVRVRHLLSHRSGVAGLREPQTLAELYDWEATTAALAATAPWWEPGTRSGYHAISYGFLVGEVVRRLTGLLPGEFLHREITGPLDIDFTIGRPEKDVGRVAELVRPDTVAREQAALFARMEPVAIASLLNPGTGTAAANTPEWRAAEIPAANGHGTARAVAALYGIVAGRGSLNGRRILSETAAERVREGQGSCHDLVLGTGFGHETELGLGLWLSGPDGSYGPNPRAAGHDGAGGSCGLADPEAGIALGYVMNRMGPHIADDPRKTVLVDAVYDSLEGDQ; from the coding sequence GTGGCGCCGGTCCATGGTCACTGCGACCCCCGTTTCGCCGCCGTCCGCGACGCGTTCGCCGGCAACTTCACCGGACGCGGTGAGCTGGGCGCGGCCGTCACCGTTCTCCTCGACGGCGATCCCGTGGTGGACCTCTGGGGCGGCTGGGCCGACGCGGCCCGCAGCCGCCCCTGGGAGCGCGACACCGTCGTCAACGTGTGGTCCACGACGAAGGGGCCGACCGCGCTCTGCGCCCACATCCTGGCCGACCGCGGACTGCTGGACCTGGACGCCCCGGTGGCGGCGTACTGGCCCGAGTTCGCCGCCGGGGGAAAGGAGTCCGTACGGGTGCGCCACCTGCTCTCGCACCGGTCGGGCGTCGCGGGCCTGCGCGAGCCGCAGACCCTGGCCGAGCTGTACGACTGGGAGGCGACCACGGCCGCACTGGCGGCCACCGCACCCTGGTGGGAGCCGGGCACCAGGTCCGGGTACCACGCCATCTCGTACGGCTTCCTGGTCGGCGAGGTGGTGCGCCGTCTCACCGGTCTGCTGCCCGGAGAGTTCCTGCACCGGGAGATCACCGGGCCGCTGGACATCGACTTCACCATCGGCCGCCCGGAGAAGGACGTGGGCCGGGTCGCCGAACTCGTCCGGCCGGACACGGTCGCACGTGAACAGGCCGCCCTCTTCGCCCGGATGGAACCGGTGGCCATCGCCTCCCTCCTCAACCCCGGTACGGGAACGGCCGCCGCCAACACCCCCGAGTGGCGCGCCGCCGAGATCCCCGCCGCCAACGGCCACGGCACCGCCCGCGCGGTCGCCGCGCTCTACGGGATCGTCGCCGGACGCGGCAGCCTGAACGGCCGGCGGATCCTCTCCGAAACGGCCGCCGAGCGCGTCCGCGAGGGTCAGGGCAGCTGCCACGACCTGGTCCTGGGCACCGGCTTCGGCCACGAGACCGAACTGGGCCTCGGCCTCTGGCTCAGCGGCCCGGACGGCTCCTACGGACCCAACCCGCGGGCGGCCGGTCATGACGGGGCCGGCGGCTCCTGCGGCCTCGCCGACCCCGAGGCCGGGATCGCCCTGGGCTACGTCATGAACCGCATGGGCCCGCACATCGCCGACGACCCCCGCAAGACGGTCCTGGTCGACGCCGTGTACGACTCCCTGGAAGGGGATCAGTAG
- a CDS encoding DUF1918 domain-containing protein, whose protein sequence is MEAHTGDRLLTHGRTVGRPDRVAEIIEVLGDGGQPPYRLRGEDGHESIMAPGPDSVVQHSPACRGEQR, encoded by the coding sequence ATGGAGGCACATACGGGCGACCGGCTGCTGACGCACGGCAGGACCGTGGGCCGGCCCGACCGGGTCGCAGAGATCATCGAAGTGCTCGGTGACGGAGGACAGCCCCCGTACCGGCTGCGCGGCGAGGACGGGCACGAGTCGATCATGGCTCCCGGCCCCGACAGCGTGGTCCAGCACTCCCCCGCCTGCCGGGGCGAGCAACGGTGA
- a CDS encoding glycoside hydrolase family 10 protein: MRRLGRRDFVTGAAGTAAALMTAGDAAGLPRAAGPSRPGPPAARRAGAGELRGVWIGTVANLDWPSRAGLSAAGQQAELIAHLDRAVESRLNAVVLQVRPTADALWPSPYEPWAQCLTGTQGKDPGWDPLGTAVREAHARGLELHAWFNPYRVANHTDPTRLAASHPARVHPDRVLPYGGKLYYNPGLPEVREFVQDAMLDAVGRYDIDAVHWDDYFYPYPVAGETFDDADAYARHGAGFPSRSAWRRDNIDRLVRETAERVKGIREDVRFGISPFAVWRNAATDPLGSDTRGGVQTYDDLYADTRKWVKEGWIDYIAPQIYWEIGNSAADYGRLVAWWDETVRGTGVDLYVGEALYKCGDPAQPAAWQDPAELSRHLDLAAGYRNVGGHVFFSARHVKADPSGALARVVADHYRARARPRADGP; encoded by the coding sequence ATGCGGCGTTTGGGACGAAGGGACTTCGTGACAGGGGCGGCGGGGACGGCGGCCGCGCTGATGACGGCCGGTGACGCCGCCGGGCTGCCCCGGGCCGCCGGCCCCTCCCGCCCGGGGCCCCCGGCGGCCCGCAGGGCCGGGGCGGGCGAGCTGCGCGGGGTGTGGATCGGCACCGTGGCCAACCTGGACTGGCCCTCCAGGGCCGGTCTGAGCGCCGCCGGCCAGCAGGCGGAGCTGATCGCCCACCTGGACCGGGCGGTGGAGTCGCGGCTGAACGCCGTGGTCCTCCAGGTCCGGCCGACCGCGGACGCCCTGTGGCCCTCGCCGTACGAGCCCTGGGCGCAGTGCCTCACCGGGACGCAGGGCAAGGATCCGGGGTGGGACCCGCTGGGCACCGCCGTACGCGAGGCGCACGCCCGGGGCCTGGAACTGCACGCCTGGTTCAACCCCTACCGGGTGGCCAACCACACCGACCCCACGCGTCTGGCAGCCTCGCACCCCGCCCGGGTGCACCCGGACCGGGTCCTGCCCTACGGCGGGAAGCTCTACTACAACCCCGGACTGCCCGAGGTCAGGGAGTTCGTCCAGGACGCGATGCTCGACGCGGTCGGCCGTTACGACATCGACGCGGTGCACTGGGACGACTACTTCTACCCCTACCCCGTGGCCGGGGAGACCTTCGACGACGCCGACGCCTACGCCCGCCACGGGGCGGGCTTCCCGTCCAGATCCGCCTGGCGCCGGGACAACATCGACCGGCTGGTACGGGAGACGGCGGAACGCGTCAAGGGGATCAGGGAGGACGTCCGCTTCGGGATCAGCCCCTTCGCCGTATGGCGCAACGCCGCGACCGACCCGCTGGGTTCGGACACCCGGGGCGGCGTCCAGACCTACGACGACCTGTACGCCGACACCCGGAAGTGGGTGAAAGAGGGCTGGATCGACTACATCGCGCCTCAGATCTACTGGGAGATCGGCAACTCCGCCGCCGACTACGGCAGGCTCGTCGCCTGGTGGGACGAGACGGTGCGGGGCACGGGAGTGGACCTGTACGTGGGGGAGGCCCTGTACAAGTGCGGCGATCCCGCCCAGCCCGCCGCCTGGCAGGACCCGGCCGAACTCTCCCGCCACCTGGACCTGGCCGCCGGATACCGGAACGTGGGCGGGCACGTCTTCTTCTCGGCCAGGCACGTGAAGGCCGACCCGTCCGGAGCCCTGGCCCGGGTCGTGGCCGACCACTACCGGGCCCGGGCGCGCCCCCGCGCTGACGGACCGTGA
- a CDS encoding 3-hydroxybutyryl-CoA dehydrogenase, with the protein MADIARVGVVGCGQMGAGIAEVCARSGLDVRVAETTGEALEIGRTRLHNSLAKAAERGKITEEERDETLGRLSFTTDLGEFADRDLVIEAVVENEQVKTEIFQVLDQVVTRPDAILASNTSSIPLVKLAVATSRPDQVIGIHFFNPAPVQRLVELIPALTTSDETVKRAEAVVEGVLGKHAIRAQDRSGFVVNALLIPYLLSAIRMFESGIASREDIDNGMELGCAHPMGPLKLADLIGLDTVASVADSMYAEFKEPLYAAPPLLQRMVDAGRLGRKTGSGFYPYV; encoded by the coding sequence ATGGCCGACATTGCACGCGTCGGAGTGGTGGGCTGTGGCCAGATGGGCGCAGGCATCGCGGAGGTGTGCGCCCGCAGCGGCCTCGATGTCAGGGTGGCCGAGACCACCGGCGAGGCGCTGGAGATCGGCCGCACCCGGCTGCACAACTCCCTCGCGAAGGCCGCCGAACGCGGCAAGATCACCGAGGAGGAGCGCGACGAGACGCTCGGCCGCCTGAGCTTCACCACCGACCTCGGTGAGTTCGCCGACCGCGATCTCGTCATCGAGGCCGTCGTGGAGAACGAGCAGGTCAAGACCGAGATCTTCCAGGTACTCGATCAGGTGGTGACCCGGCCGGACGCCATCCTCGCCTCGAACACCTCCTCCATTCCCCTGGTGAAGCTGGCCGTGGCCACCTCGCGGCCCGACCAGGTCATCGGCATCCACTTCTTCAACCCGGCGCCGGTGCAGAGGCTCGTCGAGCTGATTCCCGCGCTGACCACCTCCGACGAGACGGTCAAGCGTGCCGAGGCCGTGGTCGAGGGTGTGCTGGGCAAGCACGCGATCCGCGCCCAGGACCGCTCCGGGTTCGTGGTCAACGCCCTGCTGATCCCCTATCTGCTCTCCGCGATCCGGATGTTCGAGTCGGGCATCGCCAGCCGCGAGGACATCGACAACGGCATGGAGCTCGGCTGCGCCCACCCGATGGGTCCGCTCAAGCTCGCCGATCTGATCGGCCTGGACACGGTGGCCTCGGTCGCGGACTCGATGTACGCCGAGTTCAAGGAGCCGCTGTACGCCGCTCCCCCGCTGCTCCAGCGGATGGTGGACGCGGGCCGGCTCGGCCGCAAGACGGGCTCGGGGTTCTACCCGTACGTCTGA